aaaatgatacTAGCGATGGCAACAAGAGGAAGATACGTCGTGCGTTAGATGATGTGTCATTTGAAAGATTACAGGCTAAGATAGTTTTAGCAgcaaagcaaagaaaatagaactGAGATGAGTGCTAGTGAAGCAGGTGTTGCTGAGCAAGTTAAAAAGCTGTCTGTCAAGGATAGTAGTAATGATGCTGTGAAGCCAAATAAGaaagataacaaaaaatcCAAGCAACAGTCCTTGTACTTGGATCCTGAACCAActttcattgaagaaagaacTGAAATGTTCGACAGATTAcaaaaagaatacaatGATAAAGTTGCTTCTTTGCCACGTGTTCCATTAAAGATTGTCTTGAAGGATGGAGCCGTTAAGGAGGCCACTTCTTGGGAAACCACTCCAATGGATATTGCCAGGGGAATTTCTAAATCTTTGGCAGACAGATTGTGTATTTCTAAGGTTAATGGACAATTATGGGATTTAGATAGACCATTTGAAGGCGGGGCcgatgaagaaatcaaattaGAACTATTAGATTTCGAATCTGAGGAAGGTAAGAAGGTCTTCTGGCATTCGTCTGCTCACGTCTTGGGTGAATCTTGCGAGTGCCATCTAGGTGCCCATATTTGTTTGGGTCCTCCAACTGATGATGGGTTCTTCTATGAAATGGCTGTTAGAGATAGTATGAAAGATATCTCTGAATCTCCAGAAAGAACCGTCTCTCAAGCTGATTTCCCAGGATTGGAAGGCGTTGCCAAAAACGTTATCAagcaaaagcaaaaattcGAAAGATTGGTCATGTCCAAGGAGgatcttttgaaaatgtttcACTATTCGAAATATAAGACTTATTTGGTTCAAACCAAAGTTCCAGATGGAGGTGCTACCACAGTTTATCGTTGCGGTAAATTGATTGATTTATGTGTCGGCCCCCATATCCCACATACTGGGCGTATCAAAGCTTTCAAACTATTAAAGAACTCTTCTTGTTATTTCTTGGGTGATGCCACAAATGACTCTCTACAAAGAGTGTATGGTATCTCCTTCCCAGACAAAAAGTTAATGGATGCTCATTTGAAGTTCTTGGCCGAAGCCTCCATGAGAGATCACAGAAAGATTGgtaaagaacaagaattgTTCCTATTCAATGAAATGTCTCCAGGTTCTTGTTTCTGGTTACCACATGGTACTAGAATTTACAATACTTTGGTTGACTTGTTGAGAACTGAATACCGTAAGAGAGGTTATGAAGAAGTCATCACGCCAAACATGTACAACTCCAAGTTGTGGGAAACCTCGGGTCACTGGGCCaattacaaagaaaacatgTTTACTTTCGAAGTAGAGAAGGAAACTTTCGGTCTGAAACCAATGAACTGTCCAGGTCATTGTTTGATGTTCAAGTCTAGAGAACGTTCTTATAGAGAATTGCCATGGAGAGTTGCTGACTTCGGTGTTATACACAGAAACGAATTTTCTGGTGCTTTGTCTGGTTTGACTCGTGTCAGAAGATTCCAACAAGATGACGCTCATATCTTCTGTACTCATGACCAAATTGAATCcgaaattgaaaacatttTCAACTTCCTGCAATATATTTACGGTGTCTTTGGATTTGAATTCAAGATGGAATTGTCCACCAGACCAGAAAAGTATGTCGGGAAGATTGAAACCTGGGATGCTGCTGAATCAAAATTAGAGTCTGCCCTAAAGAAATGGGGTGGTAACTGGGAAATCAATGCCGGTGATGGTGCTTTCTACGGTCCAAAGATTGACATTATGATCTCTGACGCTTTAAGAAGATGGCATCAGTGTGCCACCATCCAATTGGATTTCCAATTACCAAACAGGTTCGAATTAGAATTCAAATCTAAAGATCAAGATAGTGAGAGTTACGAAAGACCAGTTATGATTCATCGTGCCATTTTAGGGTCTGTTGAAAGAATGACTGCAATTTTGACTGAGCATTTTGCCGGTAAATGGCCGTTCTGGTTATCGCCACGTCAAGTTTTGGTTGTACCAGTTGGTGTTAAGTATCAAGGATACGCTGAAGATGTCCGTAACAAATTGCACGATGCAGGCTTCTATGCTGATGTTGATTTGACCGGTAACACTCTACAAAAGAAGGTTAGAAATGGGCAAATGCTAAAATACaacttcatcttcattgttggtgaacaagaaatgaatgaaaaatccGTCAACATCAGAAACAGAGATGTTATGGAACAGCAAGGTAAGAATGCCACTGTTTCTGTTGAAGAGGTTTTGAACCAGTTGCGTAACttgaaagatgaaaagagAGGTGACAATGTCTTAGCTTAATGAGATTTTATGTAGTCAGATTTTAACTTATTTAATTTATGTTTTGTAAAGAATAAATGAGTATGATGTAGGAATCTTTCCACCGTTAGcgaattttattttttcttttctcgATGCGATGTGCGCGAACGCAacataaaagaaagcaattTGCTATGCAGATGGTATTTTACTAGCAGTGTTTATGTAAGTGATGTTTAAAAACAAATTCAGGAACCTGCGCTGAATTTTGCGTAAGTGTATACATACATGTTTTAGTGACCATTGGGAAATTTGCTTTCAATTACCAATGTGTTATTATTACCTTGTCACCTAAGAACGGTTTTCACCATTTCTCTCACTCTGCAGTAGACGTTGATATCTATCATCAGAAGAGATATTATCGGTACTATCACCACCGTCGGACAACCCTGAGATAAACATATCGGATCCACCATTTACTGAAGCATCTGGCTTCTGTGACTGATTTCTCCTGGTGTTCCTTATAATTTCCCATGATGTAAGTGAACCGTTGTCGCCGTTCCTGATTTTTTCCCAGGAAGACAGCGCATGGCTGTCGTCTTGTCCTCCATCAGCTGGGTCAGGAGATTCTCTGCCTTTATTACGATACAATCCTATAGGATCCCTTTGGTTCATGAAGGGCGagccattgaaaaaaccaccctttttcatttgctgCAGTTTGACTTTCGGATCTGGCAATCTTCTCTCCGGATTTTGGTACGTAATGTAAAAGTACATCGACCATCTTGAGGGGGAGCCTAAATCTAATAGCCGCATCATGTCGTACTGTCTCTGATTCCTCGAAACCTCTTTTGTTTGGTCAGGTTGAGCGGCTTCAAAGTCGCTATCACCATATTTGTTGGAATAATTATCCTTCAGGACACCTGTAGGGTCACGTTCGTTCAACTGTCGTGTATACATGGACCTACCAGCAACATTTGTAGCGAAAAATAAAGCCATTACACCCAAGACAAAGTTCCTAGGCACCTTTACACCTCTAATTGCATTGGTCTTGTAGTAACGATAGGCAAACGGAGTCAAAAATACAGCTGAAAACCCAAGCCAGCCACCCCACATCTCAGCCTTAGCAATGGACCTATAGGCCTTCGATAACTCTAGTCTATCTCTTGCGTCCAGTAATTCGTCTTTCTCATGGAATTCAATAGCCTTTTCATAAGCTTTTTTGAACCATGGCCTCTTCATAAAGGGTAGCTCATTCTCCATTTCCTGTCCATTCTGAACATATTGTTGTTCTCCTTTTCCCAACATCAGCACTTTATCTTCTAGTTGAACTTAGACTGCTTCTGAAGAAGGCAATCATATTGAAGACTAACACCTGAAAAGTTCCAATCTGCATCAAAGTAAATCATAAGTCTTGTCACATTGGCCCATGGGGCTTTCACCCTTACCTGACTTAAACCCGCGGAAATAAGGTCCGTTTTCCTCTTTACtgccaaagaaaaaaaaagtacgGAAATAAGACGGAAATTAATGCATGTCACCAGTGACGAAATTTCCTGTTCTGAACTGTTACACTAATTAGTGAAATTCGTCTCTTTGAAGATCGACTAAAGCAGTACCGCTGATATAAAGGGAATTGAGTGTTACAGCCTGCTGAGATGGAGCATTTTATGGCACCGCACAACCTTACAAGCTGCTATATAAGATACACCGGGACAATAGTTGCTAAAGTGGAATTTAGAAGATGGTTTTGACGTAACGATGATTTCACTATTGAGTGCACAATTAAAGTAGTGATATCCGGTTGAATTGGTGCTGTACCATTGTTCAAAATCACTCGTCTTGCTATTTATGTGCGTAATTCAGCGCCTTTAataagagaaagaaattctaTTTTTAGTTTTTAAGGTGATCTTGCTTTTCTGTTGattcttttcagttttttgtCAAGCGAAAAACTAAAGCTACTACAGAAAAACACGTCAAACTACGTTAGTAAGAACCCGATTATTAAGGGCTCGGTAAGGAACATAGAAACTAACAAGAAGTCATGGATTACTTTAATATCAAGCAGAATTACTACACGGGGAACTTCGTGCAATGTTTGCAGGAAATAGAGAAGTTTAGCAAGGTCACAGATAACACTTTATTATTCTACAAGGCCAAGACCCTTTTGGCATTAGGCCAATATCAATCACAGGACCCCACTTCTAAGCTTGGTAAGGCCTTGGATTTGTACGTCCAGTTCttagataaaaaaaacattgaGGAATTAGAGAGTTTGTTGAAGGATAAACAGAGTTCACCATACGAATTACATCTTTTGGCCACTGCTCAAGCTATCTTGGGTGACTTAGATGCAAGTTTGGAGACATGTGTGGAAGGTATTGACAATGACGAGACAGAAGGGACTACAGAACTATTGCTACTTGCCATCGAGGTTGCTTTGTTGAATAACAACGTCTCGACTGCGTCCACAATCTTTGATAACTACACTAATGCTATTGAAGATGCTGTTTCTGGTGACAACGAAATGATTTTAAACCTGGCTGAATCATATATCAAATTTGCTacaaacaaagaaacaGCAACATCTAATTTTTATTACTATGAAGAACTATCTCAAACCTTTCCTACTTGGAAAACTCAATTGGGACTGCTCAATTTACACTTACAGCAAAAAAACATAGCTGAAGCTCAAGGGATTGTCGAATTATTACTTTCTGACTACTATAGCGTCGAACAAAAAGAACACGCTGCATTGTACAAACCTAATTTCTTGGCAAATCAAATTACGCTTTCTCTTATGCAGGGTCTTGATACTGAAGATCTGACAAACCAATTGGTAGAACTGGATCATGAACATGCATTCATCAAGCATCACCAAGAAATCGACGCAAAATTCGATGAGTTAGTGAGGAAATATGATATCTCCAACTagtttatataatatttcatACCTAACAGAAGTATTGGAGAAAAATAGTTCATGTATATGCgtatataatattttgataaagtCCAATAAGAATGGCACCATACATGAGGTTGACATGATTTaaacataataatataatttATAATTA
This region of Saccharomyces paradoxus chromosome IX, complete sequence genomic DNA includes:
- the RCI37 gene encoding Rci37p (similar to YIL077C); translation: MLGKGEQQYVQNGQEMENELPFMKRPWFKKAYEKAIEFHEKDELLDARDRLELSKAYRSIAKAEMWGGWLGFSAVFLTPFAYRYYKTNAIRGVKVPRNFVLGVMALFFATNVAGRSMYTRQLNERDPTGVLKDNYSNKYGDSDFEAAQPDQTKEVSRNQRQYDMMRLLDLGSPSRWSMYFYITYQNPERRLPDPKVKLQQMKKGGFFNGSPFMNQRDPIGLYRNKGRESPDPADGGQDDSHALSSWEKIRNGDNGSLTSWEIIRNTRRNQSQKPDASVNGGSDMFISGLSDGGDSTDNISSDDRYQRLLQSERNGENRS
- the THS1 gene encoding threonine--tRNA ligase THS1 (Threonyl-tRNA synthetase~similar to YIL078W), with amino-acid sequence MSASEAGVAEQVKKLSVKDSSNDAVKPNKKDNKKSKQQSLYLDPEPTFIEERTEMFDRLQKEYNDKVASLPRVPLKIVLKDGAVKEATSWETTPMDIARGISKSLADRLCISKVNGQLWDLDRPFEGGADEEIKLELLDFESEEGKKVFWHSSAHVLGESCECHLGAHICLGPPTDDGFFYEMAVRDSMKDISESPERTVSQADFPGLEGVAKNVIKQKQKFERLVMSKEDLLKMFHYSKYKTYLVQTKVPDGGATTVYRCGKLIDLCVGPHIPHTGRIKAFKLLKNSSCYFLGDATNDSLQRVYGISFPDKKLMDAHLKFLAEASMRDHRKIGKEQELFLFNEMSPGSCFWLPHGTRIYNTLVDLLRTEYRKRGYEEVITPNMYNSKLWETSGHWANYKENMFTFEVEKETFGLKPMNCPGHCLMFKSRERSYRELPWRVADFGVIHRNEFSGALSGLTRVRRFQQDDAHIFCTHDQIESEIENIFNFLQYIYGVFGFEFKMELSTRPEKYVGKIETWDAAESKLESALKKWGGNWEINAGDGAFYGPKIDIMISDALRRWHQCATIQLDFQLPNRFELEFKSKDQDSESYERPVMIHRAILGSVERMTAILTEHFAGKWPFWLSPRQVLVVPVGVKYQGYAEDVRNKLHDAGFYADVDLTGNTLQKKVRNGQMLKYNFIFIVGEQEMNEKSVNIRNRDVMEQQGKNATVSVEEVLNQLRNLKDEKRGDNVLA
- the SEC28 gene encoding coatomer subunit epsilon (Epsilon-COP subunit of the coatomer~similar to YIL076W) yields the protein MDYFNIKQNYYTGNFVQCLQEIEKFSKVTDNTLLFYKAKTLLALGQYQSQDPTSKLGKALDLYVQFLDKKNIEELESLLKDKQSSPYELHLLATAQAILGDLDASLETCVEGIDNDETEGTTELLLLAIEVALLNNNVSTASTIFDNYTNAIEDAVSGDNEMILNLAESYIKFATNKETATSNFYYYEELSQTFPTWKTQLGLLNLHLQQKNIAEAQGIVELLLSDYYSVEQKEHAALYKPNFLANQITLSLMQGLDTEDLTNQLVELDHEHAFIKHHQEIDAKFDELVRKYDISN